The following proteins are encoded in a genomic region of Pyricularia oryzae 70-15 chromosome 6, whole genome shotgun sequence:
- a CDS encoding glutaminyl-tRNA synthetase, giving the protein MADAITEGAAKLQLDEETGEMVSKGELKKRMQKRAKKAAQAKAKEAAQATAGDAEKKAPAKPAAKPEEVVIDADAMFKQGFLDEVFRNRPMKPVFTRFPPEPNGFLHIGHAKAIAINFGFARHHGGQCYLRYDDTNPEKEEEKYFTSIESMVRWLGFSPYKITYSSDNFDKLYELAEKLINLGKAYVCKCDDAEIKLQRGGEKGKSPRYRCAHADQTPEDNLAQFRDMRDGKYKEREAFLRMKQDITDGNPQMWDLAAYRVKKAEHHRTGDKWKIYPTYDFTHCLCDSFEGITHSLCTTEFIQSRQSYEWLNTTLGVYEPQQREYGRLGLGGTVLSKRKILKLVELGHVREWDDPRLYTLTAIKRRGVPPGAILEFVNELGVTTAATVIQIKRFEQTIRRYLERTVPRLMMVLDPLRVVIEDADDLDGKPLSIPFSSKVPEMGSHDLKFTKTVYIDRSDFREVDSKDYFRLAPGKPVGLLNVPYPIKVKSFSKDKATGEVTEVRAEFDREKKKPKAYIQWVPEGSRKVEARVYNPLFKSESPDSVEGGFLADINPESQIIYPDALLESGFEEVRRRAPWPEAAGESELGKGGPESVRFQATRVAYFAMDSDSTEDKIVLNRIVSLKEDAGKN; this is encoded by the exons ATGGCTGACGCAATCACAGAGGGGGCGGCCAAGCTCCAGCTTGACGAGGAGACAGGCGAGATGGTCTCCAAGGGCGAATTGAAGAAGCGCATGCAGAAGAGAGCCAAGAAAGCCGCCCAAGCAAAGGCCAAAGAGGCTGCCCAggccaccgccggcgatGCAGAGAAGAAGGCACCTGCCAAACCTGCAGCAAAACCCGAGGAGGTGGTCATTGATGCCGATGCCATGTTTAAACAGGGTTTCCTCGACGAAGTCTTCCGCAACCGACCCATGAAGCCCGTATTCACTCGATTCCCTCCCGAGCCCAACGGATTCCTTCACATCGGTCACGCCAAGGCTATCGCTATCAACTTCGGATTTGCGAGGCACCACGGCGGCCAATGCTATCTGCGTTACGACGACACGAACCCCGAAAAAGAGGAGGAAAAGTACTTCACGTCCATCGAGTCCATGGTCCGGTGGCTGGGATTCTCGCCGTACAAGATTACCTACTCGAGTGACAACTTTGACAAGCTCTACGAGCTGGCTGAGAAGCTAATCAACCTTGGCAAGGCCTACGTGTGCAAGTGCGACGACGCCGAGATCAAGCTTCAGCGTGGTGGCGAGAAGGGCAAGTCACCGCGGTACCGGTGTGCCCATGCCGACCAGACCCCGGAGGACAACCTGGCTCAGTTCCGCGATATGCGTGACGGAAAGTACAAGGAGAGGGAGGCATTCCTGCGCATGAAGCAAGACATCACCGACGGCAACCCTCAGATGTGGGACTTGGCCGCTTACCGTGTTAAGAAAGCCGAGCACCACAGAACAGGAGACAAGTGGAAAATCTACCCG ACATATGATTTCACCCACTGCTTGTGCGATTCTTTCGAGGGCATCACCCACTCCCTCTGCACGACCGAATTCATCCAATCGCGCCAGAGCTACGAGTGGCTCAACACAACTCTCGGGGTATACGAGCCTCAGCAGCGCGAATATGGCAGGCTGGGTCTCGGCGGCACTGTCCTGTCAAAACGCAAAATTCTCAAGCTTGTCGAGCTGGGCCACGTTCGGGAATGGGACGACCCCAGACTCTACACTCTGACGGCAATCAAGAGGCGCGGTGTCCCACCTGGCGCCATCCTCGAATTCGTCAATGAGCTCGGTGTCACTACAGCCGCAACTGTGATTCAAATTAAGCGGTTTGAGCAGACGATTCGCCGGTACCTTGAGCGCACTGTGCCCCGGTTGATGATGGTTCTGGACCCACTACGTGTCGTTATTGAGGACGCCGACGATCTCGACGGCAAACCCCTCTCAATCCCATTCTCTTCCAAGGTTCCCGAGATGGGTTCTCATGACTTGAAGTTCACCAAGACAGTCTACATCGACAGGTCTGACTTCCGAGAGGTCGACAGTAAAGACTACTTCCGCTTGGCCCCTGGCAAACCCGTGGGTCTGCTGAATGTTCCGTATCCCATCAAGGTGAAGTCATTCAGCAAAGACAAAGCAACGGGTGAAGTAACAGAAGTTCGGGCCGAATTCGAtcgggagaagaaaaagcccaaggCCTACATTCAGTGGGTACCTGAGGGTTCTCGCAAGGTTGAGGCCCGTGTGTATAATCCGTTGTTCAAATCGGAGAGCCCGGACTCCGTAGAGGGGGGCTTTTTGGCAGACATCAATCCAGAGAGCCAGATCATATACCCAGACGCGCTGCTAGAGAGCGGATTCGAAGAGGTCAGACGGCGTGCACCATGGCCTGAAGCGGCTGGCGAGAGCGAACTGGGCAAGGGAGGACCGGAGAGTGTCCGGTTCCAGGCCACTAGGGTGGCTTACTTT GCCATGGACTCCGACAGCACGGAAGACAAGATTGTTCTCAACCGCATTGTGTCTCTAAAAGAAGACGCCGGCAAGAACTAA